A single genomic interval of Acetomicrobium thermoterrenum DSM 13490 harbors:
- the iolN gene encoding 3-dehydro-scyllo-inosose hydrolase: MTSGFFTTQHPLIVFEDNSVGRLKKKIWEANEREIDNILKEYDIPSPPEVGKAGSYIQTTPRAIAIEKRRKNDIVFVPIGCTENHGLHANSGLDTFMVTQILEGIRRYTAKKGHEVNLALPPLNYGGHPYHHVGMPGTIIMPKEVVEETLIYVMLGLWNDGYRKIILINNHGHLWMLESAVQEFCKRFQLPGIFMVIDWHRAVREFFFPVDREDSLETHFVHADESETSVAQLLFPDMIDMKYVQDAEGESFLPDGHFDKSVDPFHRPMAWSQGEGHMAIERAATPEGVVGHPSKANPKKAKRPIAAILSYLTLLHDHIREAFPPGVLPPVEKVTLRDPKELEPFLKEPFSPGWKSVYELPIIGPFTKL; encoded by the coding sequence ATGACCAGTGGGTTTTTTACAACTCAACATCCTTTAATAGTTTTTGAGGATAACTCTGTTGGAAGGCTAAAAAAGAAAATTTGGGAAGCAAATGAACGTGAAATTGATAATATTTTAAAAGAATACGACATACCGTCACCGCCAGAAGTTGGAAAAGCAGGATCGTATATACAAACAACACCCCGAGCCATTGCAATAGAAAAAAGGCGCAAAAACGATATCGTTTTTGTTCCAATTGGATGTACGGAGAATCACGGACTTCACGCAAATAGCGGATTAGATACTTTTATGGTGACACAAATCCTTGAAGGGATACGGAGGTATACTGCCAAGAAGGGACACGAGGTAAATCTTGCGCTTCCTCCGCTTAACTACGGGGGACACCCTTATCATCACGTTGGAATGCCTGGAACCATCATAATGCCTAAGGAAGTAGTAGAAGAAACACTTATATACGTAATGTTGGGGCTATGGAATGATGGGTATAGGAAAATTATACTTATCAATAATCACGGTCATTTATGGATGCTCGAATCAGCTGTCCAAGAGTTCTGCAAACGCTTTCAATTACCAGGTATTTTTATGGTTATCGATTGGCATCGTGCTGTTCGAGAATTTTTCTTCCCTGTTGATAGAGAAGATAGTCTTGAAACCCATTTTGTGCATGCTGATGAGTCTGAAACATCTGTGGCCCAACTTTTGTTCCCAGATATGATCGACATGAAATATGTACAGGATGCCGAGGGTGAATCGTTCCTGCCAGATGGTCATTTTGATAAATCAGTTGATCCTTTCCACAGACCTATGGCATGGTCTCAAGGCGAAGGTCACATGGCAATTGAGAGGGCAGCTACCCCTGAGGGTGTTGTTGGCCATCCAAGTAAAGCAAATCCCAAAAAAGCCAAAAGACCTATAGCTGCAATATTAAGCTACCTCACCTTATTACACGATCACATTAGAGAGGCATTTCCGCCAGGCGTGCTTCCACCTGTAGAAAAGGTGACATTAAGAGACCCAAAAGAGCTCGAACCGTTCTTGAAAGAACCATTCAGTCCTGGGTGGAAATCCGTTTATGAACTACCAATAATAGGTCCATTTACAAAACTATAG
- a CDS encoding ABC transporter permease has product MSNFLRRFGALIGLICLCIVLSIISEHFLTFNNVMNILKQSSINALLALGVLLPILTGGIDLSVGSIQAFSMCVMAFFAVKMGVNPVIAVIMGIFAGTALGYCNGLLLTKLKLPHPFISTLGMMNIARGLSLIITAGFPISGLPLLIRFFGTGEMMRIPVPAILVLIVYLIYYVILNHTPFGRYVYAIGSNREAVRLSGVNVDRVLNIVFASAGFLASLSALVLAGRVNSAYPLAGLGAELDAIAGAVIGGASLFGGEGTVGGTIIGVLIMGVLRNGLNLLNVSAYWQTVIIGAVVILAVWVDVLRKQAEYKSSIAR; this is encoded by the coding sequence ATGTCTAATTTCCTTAGAAGGTTCGGCGCATTAATAGGGCTCATATGCCTATGTATAGTGCTATCTATTATTTCCGAACACTTTTTAACATTTAATAATGTAATGAATATTCTTAAGCAATCGTCTATTAATGCACTGCTTGCTTTAGGCGTTCTTCTTCCAATTCTTACTGGAGGAATTGATTTGTCAGTTGGTTCGATCCAAGCATTCTCCATGTGTGTTATGGCTTTTTTTGCTGTTAAGATGGGTGTCAATCCTGTGATTGCAGTTATTATGGGAATATTTGCTGGAACTGCATTGGGATATTGCAACGGGCTTTTGTTAACAAAACTTAAATTACCGCACCCATTTATCTCAACATTAGGAATGATGAATATCGCTAGAGGATTAAGCTTAATAATCACTGCTGGATTTCCCATATCTGGTTTACCGTTACTTATCAGGTTCTTTGGTACAGGAGAAATGATGCGAATTCCAGTCCCTGCAATTTTAGTCTTAATAGTCTATCTAATATACTACGTTATTTTGAATCACACTCCCTTTGGCAGGTATGTTTATGCTATAGGAAGCAACAGAGAAGCTGTCAGACTCTCCGGAGTTAATGTTGATAGAGTCTTGAATATTGTCTTTGCAAGTGCCGGGTTCCTTGCATCTTTAAGCGCCCTTGTGCTTGCGGGAAGGGTAAACTCAGCCTATCCGCTTGCTGGATTAGGAGCCGAACTCGATGCTATAGCAGGAGCTGTTATTGGAGGCGCTTCCCTTTTTGGTGGAGAAGGTACAGTAGGTGGCACCATTATCGGTGTGTTAATTATGGGTGTTTTAAGGAATGGACTTAATCTTCTCAATGTATCAGCCTACTGGCAAACGGTAATTATAGGTGCAGTTGTAATACTTGCTGTGTGGGTTGACGTCTTAAGAAAACAAGCAGAATATAAATCATCTATTGCACGATAA
- a CDS encoding tagaturonate reductase, with protein MKNLNRNMLYILSESGYSKYLLLPKTNTLDLPIKVMQFGEGNFLRAFVDSLIQMANDKDIFKGKVIVIQPIPEGRADAINASDGIFTHIARGIHQGQPKEEIRIVGSIDKALKAYGQWDEVLEEAKDPNIKIVVSNTTEAGIAISPDDRFDDNPPHSFPAKVTRLLYERYKTLGKDDGKLIFIPCELIDRNGDVLKECVIKLCHKFDLEKEFIDWVDKECTFCCSLVDRIVTGYPQDEIEELTKRLGYVDNNLVVSELFHLWVIEGPSFVKDIFPLHEAGLNVIFTEDITPYRTRKVRILNGGHTSTVTLAYAAGLNYVKEMVEHPIIGAYLKDLLFEEVVPTVPGNKSEISAFAQEVLERFKNPYIKHSLLDITLNSTSKLAVRVIPSLVDFYSITGKLPNRLLLSVAGYLRFYKITRTDGKYFYGTRDNGEEYPIRDDKEILEFMKSIWDAPDASFGIRQCRSIVEKALSHPKLEAEGLLKVPEMIDKISLYLHDLLNNGAVESVRSVINS; from the coding sequence ATGAAAAATTTAAACCGCAATATGTTGTATATCCTTAGCGAAAGCGGTTATTCAAAATATCTATTATTACCTAAAACCAATACTCTAGACCTACCTATAAAGGTCATGCAATTCGGAGAAGGAAACTTTCTTAGAGCCTTTGTCGACTCGCTCATACAAATGGCAAATGACAAAGACATATTTAAGGGTAAAGTTATCGTTATTCAACCTATACCCGAAGGCAGAGCCGATGCAATTAACGCTTCGGACGGTATTTTCACCCATATAGCCCGAGGTATTCATCAAGGACAACCTAAAGAAGAGATCAGAATCGTAGGAAGCATCGATAAGGCGCTCAAAGCATACGGGCAATGGGACGAAGTGCTTGAAGAGGCAAAAGATCCAAACATCAAAATAGTCGTCTCTAACACGACCGAAGCTGGAATTGCCATATCGCCTGACGATCGTTTCGACGACAACCCTCCCCACTCCTTCCCAGCCAAAGTAACCAGACTTCTTTACGAACGCTATAAGACATTGGGCAAAGATGATGGCAAGTTAATATTCATTCCCTGCGAGCTCATTGACCGTAATGGTGATGTATTAAAAGAATGTGTTATAAAATTATGCCATAAATTCGACCTAGAAAAAGAATTTATCGACTGGGTGGACAAAGAGTGCACATTTTGCTGCTCCTTAGTCGATCGAATTGTAACGGGATATCCGCAGGATGAAATCGAAGAGCTGACAAAGAGGTTGGGATATGTCGACAACAACCTCGTGGTTTCGGAGTTGTTTCACCTATGGGTAATAGAAGGACCAAGCTTTGTAAAAGACATATTCCCCCTACATGAGGCAGGCCTCAACGTGATCTTCACAGAGGACATAACACCTTATCGAACCAGAAAGGTTCGCATCCTAAACGGAGGACACACATCCACTGTCACTTTAGCTTATGCTGCAGGTTTAAACTATGTAAAAGAAATGGTCGAGCATCCAATTATCGGTGCATACTTAAAAGACCTCCTTTTTGAGGAGGTAGTTCCAACCGTTCCCGGCAATAAATCAGAAATATCTGCATTCGCACAAGAAGTGCTAGAAAGATTCAAAAATCCCTACATTAAGCACTCCTTGTTGGACATAACTTTAAATTCAACGAGTAAGCTGGCCGTTCGTGTAATACCAAGCCTCGTAGATTTTTATTCAATCACCGGAAAACTTCCGAACCGTTTGCTCTTGTCCGTCGCAGGCTATCTAAGGTTTTATAAGATCACCAGGACTGACGGTAAATATTTCTACGGTACTCGTGATAACGGCGAAGAATATCCCATTAGAGATGATAAGGAAATACTCGAATTCATGAAAAGCATTTGGGACGCTCCTGATGCCTCTTTTGGCATAAGACAATGCAGATCTATCGTAGAGAAGGCTCTCTCCCATCCAAAGCTTGAAGCCGAAGGCTTGTTAAAAGTGCCGGAAATGATCGATAAAATTTCACTTTATTTGCACGATCTCTTAAACAATGGTGCCGTAGAAAGTGTTAGGAGTGTAATAAATTCTTAG
- a CDS encoding bifunctional 4-hydroxy-2-oxoglutarate aldolase/2-dehydro-3-deoxy-phosphogluconate aldolase has product MFDTINYICSAKVIAVIRAKSANEGLRLCKAIHNGGIKTIEITMTVPKAINTIETLQEEMSGQDVLIGAGTVCDSETAVACIKAGAKFIVSPCLVPDVIHACHRYNVLVMPGIGTATEAFMATQLGAQLLKVFPGDVLGPHFVKSLKGPFPHLKMIPTGGVTLENMDQWFKAGVVAVGIGSFLTRPAIEKGDFNVVTSIAKEVVAKAMCL; this is encoded by the coding sequence ATGTTCGACACAATTAATTATATCTGTTCCGCAAAAGTTATTGCAGTAATAAGAGCTAAATCTGCCAATGAAGGGTTAAGGTTATGCAAAGCCATTCATAATGGAGGAATTAAAACAATTGAAATCACTATGACTGTACCAAAAGCCATAAATACTATAGAAACCCTTCAAGAAGAGATGTCGGGTCAGGATGTATTAATCGGGGCCGGGACTGTGTGTGATTCAGAAACTGCTGTTGCTTGCATTAAAGCTGGAGCTAAGTTTATTGTATCTCCTTGTTTAGTTCCCGATGTTATTCATGCATGTCATAGATATAACGTGCTTGTTATGCCAGGTATCGGAACAGCTACAGAAGCATTTATGGCTACTCAGCTTGGAGCACAGTTATTAAAAGTGTTCCCGGGCGATGTGCTGGGTCCTCATTTTGTAAAATCGCTAAAAGGCCCCTTCCCCCATCTTAAGATGATACCCACAGGCGGTGTAACTTTGGAAAATATGGACCAATGGTTTAAGGCAGGAGTAGTTGCTGTAGGTATCGGTAGCTTCCTTACTAGGCCTGCTATAGAAAAAGGTGATTTCAACGTTGTAACATCCATAGCAAAAGAGGTGGTAGCTAAAGCTATGTGCTTATAA
- a CDS encoding sugar kinase produces the protein MPKTIITFGELMLRLSPPDHEVLLQSPILEATFGGAEANVAVSLANYGENTSFVTALPNNPIGKAAVMNLRSFGIDTSHIVFKGERVGIYYAQKGSCFRPSQVIYDRAHSSFSEIKPEDLDWNVIFEDADWFHVTGITPAVSEGAALATLEAVKKAKDMGITVSCDLNYRKKLWKWGKKAPEVMRELAKYLDVMIANEEDCQLALGIDAHIDVTKGALDPESYKGIIKTVFDLYPQLSYVATTLRESVSADHNNWSAILANKDAFMVSRKYQITDIVDRVGGGDSFGAGLIHGLRHFKDPKDALEFAVAASALKHTIPGDFNRVSKEDVLNLMGGDVSGRVQR, from the coding sequence ATGCCAAAAACAATAATTACTTTCGGCGAGTTAATGCTTCGTCTATCGCCTCCGGACCACGAGGTGCTTCTCCAAAGCCCGATTTTGGAGGCCACCTTTGGAGGTGCCGAGGCCAATGTAGCTGTTTCTTTGGCAAATTACGGTGAAAATACGAGCTTCGTCACGGCACTGCCAAACAATCCGATAGGGAAAGCAGCTGTTATGAATTTACGTTCCTTTGGGATCGACACTTCGCACATAGTATTCAAAGGTGAAAGAGTGGGAATATATTACGCACAAAAGGGGTCATGTTTTAGGCCATCGCAAGTAATTTACGACCGTGCCCATTCCTCCTTTTCTGAAATCAAACCAGAGGATCTGGACTGGAACGTTATCTTCGAGGATGCCGATTGGTTTCATGTAACGGGAATTACACCTGCCGTCTCCGAAGGGGCTGCCCTGGCAACGTTAGAGGCAGTTAAAAAGGCAAAAGACATGGGAATTACTGTATCTTGCGACTTGAACTACAGAAAAAAGCTGTGGAAATGGGGCAAAAAGGCACCCGAGGTCATGAGAGAGTTGGCTAAATATCTCGACGTTATGATCGCCAACGAAGAGGATTGCCAGTTGGCGCTTGGAATAGATGCCCATATTGACGTAACCAAAGGCGCCTTAGACCCGGAAAGCTACAAGGGAATAATAAAAACGGTATTCGATTTATACCCTCAACTCAGTTACGTTGCCACAACATTGCGAGAAAGCGTAAGCGCAGACCACAACAATTGGTCTGCTATTTTAGCCAACAAAGACGCATTCATGGTAAGTCGCAAGTATCAAATAACGGATATCGTAGATAGAGTGGGCGGCGGAGATTCTTTCGGTGCAGGCCTAATTCATGGATTGAGACATTTTAAAGATCCCAAAGACGCTTTGGAATTTGCCGTAGCCGCTTCAGCTCTTAAACATACGATACCCGGTGACTTCAATAGGGTAAGCAAAGAAGATGTACTAAACCTGATGGGCGGAGACGTAAGCGGAAGGGTTCAAAGGTAA
- a CDS encoding UxaA family hydrolase produces the protein MSILQITPKDNVAVAVKELKTGDVVTIGGQFLTLISDVPVGHKVALKDIKSGEKVVKYGFPIGRAIVEIRAGEHVHAHNMKTNLEGLEEYSYEPKNYLTCPDSSIMRKFKGFMRKNGLVGIRNEIWIVPTVGCINEIGDLVFKKAKSILDGKSFPFTIDGFNVMAHPFGCSQLGGDLEKTQKILAGIVKHPNAAGVLVLGLGCENNTLDSFVAHLGDFDRERVRFLIAQEVDDEIEAGAKIICELAENASSDRREDVPISSLSVGLKCGGSDGFSGITANPLLGAFSDFLVCAGGSSVLTEVPEMFGAERLLMERAENEEVFEKIVKLINGFKEYFISHGQPVYENPSPGNKAGGITTLEEKSLGCVQKGGRAPVVDVLPYGSQVGKKGLSLLEGPGNDLVSSTALGAAGCHMVLFSTGRGTPFGTFVPTVKVSTNSDLYRRKGNWIDFNAGSLLEGEPMEKLLDKFIQKIIDVASGEKTKSEENGFRQIAIWKDGVTL, from the coding sequence ATGTCTATATTGCAAATAACTCCCAAAGATAACGTTGCAGTTGCTGTAAAAGAACTTAAAACGGGCGATGTCGTAACAATTGGCGGACAGTTTTTGACGTTGATAAGCGATGTGCCCGTAGGGCATAAGGTCGCTTTAAAGGATATAAAATCCGGAGAAAAGGTGGTAAAGTACGGATTCCCCATTGGAAGGGCAATTGTTGAGATTCGAGCAGGGGAGCATGTCCATGCCCATAATATGAAAACCAATCTGGAAGGCTTGGAGGAATATTCCTACGAACCAAAGAATTATCTGACTTGTCCCGATTCTTCGATAATGCGGAAATTTAAGGGATTTATGCGTAAAAACGGTTTGGTGGGCATAAGAAACGAGATTTGGATAGTGCCGACAGTGGGATGCATAAACGAAATCGGAGATCTTGTATTTAAAAAAGCCAAGTCAATTCTCGACGGTAAATCTTTTCCGTTCACGATCGACGGTTTTAACGTCATGGCTCACCCCTTTGGCTGCTCGCAACTCGGAGGAGATCTGGAAAAGACCCAAAAAATACTTGCCGGAATAGTAAAACATCCAAATGCGGCCGGGGTGTTGGTTTTAGGGTTGGGATGTGAAAATAACACACTCGATTCTTTTGTCGCGCATCTTGGCGATTTCGATAGGGAGAGAGTTCGTTTTCTTATTGCTCAGGAAGTGGATGACGAAATAGAAGCGGGAGCAAAAATAATATGCGAGCTGGCAGAAAATGCATCTTCTGACAGGAGAGAAGACGTTCCCATTTCGTCGCTGTCGGTTGGCCTTAAATGCGGAGGCTCTGACGGATTTTCGGGGATAACAGCCAATCCGTTGCTTGGGGCTTTCTCGGATTTCCTTGTATGCGCAGGAGGTAGTTCTGTTCTGACGGAAGTGCCTGAGATGTTCGGGGCTGAGAGGCTGTTGATGGAAAGGGCCGAAAACGAAGAAGTATTTGAGAAAATCGTCAAGCTTATCAATGGATTCAAGGAATATTTTATATCCCACGGACAGCCCGTATATGAAAACCCGTCTCCAGGAAATAAGGCCGGCGGGATAACGACTTTAGAGGAAAAGTCCCTTGGTTGTGTTCAAAAGGGCGGCAGAGCACCGGTTGTAGATGTCTTGCCCTACGGATCTCAGGTTGGAAAAAAGGGGCTGTCTCTTCTGGAAGGACCTGGCAATGATTTGGTTTCCTCAACTGCTCTGGGAGCCGCCGGTTGTCACATGGTTCTTTTTTCGACAGGCAGAGGTACGCCTTTCGGCACATTTGTGCCTACCGTAAAAGTATCCACCAACAGCGATCTCTATCGCAGAAAAGGAAACTGGATAGATTTTAACGCAGGAAGTTTGCTCGAAGGAGAGCCAATGGAGAAGCTTTTAGACAAATTTATCCAAAAGATAATAGACGTAGCCAGTGGAGAAAAGACGAAAAGCGAAGAAAACGGATTTAGACAGATAGCCATCTGGAAAGACGGAGTTACGTTATAA
- a CDS encoding IclR family transcriptional regulator: MPGVANIRVLERAVDVMNCLAELGQPSSLSEIVGKISLPKTTVFRILNTLEEHSLVVRCNGQYAIGPAVLFWASAYKGQNVLLEIAKPYLVELWDLTRETVHLISFDGEEAYYIEKLDTPHPVRMHSRIGAHLTLYCTAAGKAILASLSKEELDAYLRKTRLVSKTPNTIVDRENLMAELSKIRQEGFSKDLQENEEGICCVGAAILQNGRPVGAISVSAPAYRFQEEKMLEAGRKVQEIAAKISEALNSLPGM, encoded by the coding sequence ATGCCTGGTGTAGCAAACATACGGGTTTTAGAAAGAGCAGTAGATGTCATGAATTGTCTTGCCGAGCTGGGGCAGCCTTCAAGTCTGTCGGAGATAGTGGGCAAGATATCGTTGCCCAAAACTACTGTTTTTAGGATTCTTAACACCCTTGAAGAACATTCGCTTGTCGTGCGCTGTAACGGGCAGTATGCCATAGGTCCCGCAGTGCTTTTTTGGGCCAGCGCTTACAAGGGACAAAATGTCTTGCTGGAGATAGCTAAACCCTACTTGGTGGAGCTTTGGGATCTTACCAGAGAGACAGTTCATTTGATATCCTTCGATGGGGAAGAAGCATATTACATAGAGAAGTTGGATACTCCCCATCCCGTGAGGATGCACTCCAGAATTGGTGCGCATCTGACTTTATATTGCACGGCAGCGGGGAAGGCGATTTTAGCTTCCTTGAGCAAAGAGGAGCTGGACGCTTATTTAAGGAAAACCCGGCTTGTCTCAAAAACGCCCAATACTATAGTTGATCGTGAAAATCTAATGGCCGAATTGTCTAAAATCAGGCAGGAAGGCTTTTCAAAGGATTTACAGGAAAACGAAGAGGGTATTTGTTGCGTCGGAGCAGCCATATTGCAGAATGGCAGGCCCGTGGGCGCCATAAGCGTCTCCGCTCCGGCTTATAGGTTCCAAGAAGAAAAGATGCTAGAAGCGGGAAGAAAGGTTCAGGAAATTGCCGCCAAGATATCTGAGGCACTAAATTCTCTGCCCGGAATGTAG
- a CDS encoding methyl-accepting chemotaxis protein: protein MNIFLSEGKAASYLAYDIEALDNYDVDLIGPIIKKYLEKHNEVISGGYWLEPYVYKSDLKYYGPFYYKDGKEIILSWEYNTDAVNYLNEDWYKLGFTGDDSLKWSEPYIDPVTKVLMITSVAPIVKDGKRIGVTTMDVSLANLDQYISGIKFGRNGLAFLITSTGYYMSFPDKDRNLKVRITEEKEGLFTEIGKAISEGASDGIYFGNAMNDTYVATIQPVGDTGIKMVAMMPRSEFYDTRDVVLKVVVISVIIAIMALSLLIWHVINIRVNRPLSSLLAYADKISAGDLTVSLDINRKDEIGEIFEAFRKVQVSMKDIVKSIMPISSKLTDNASALLKVSQSTTDVMRRIRDNMNNLNNIAESNASVVEETNAGIEEISSAAQTSARESTKGVDAASNVFETAKITASVMDESVKELRTVGQFSQQSMHNVQDLAETVSKISEFVNVISNIAAQTNLLALNAAIEAARAGEAGRGFAVVAEEVRKLAEKSGEAADEISSTMDGLLGKSQETVASAQESTRKLDAIIGKIVNTKNKIDEFLQEISKITDVIQSIAAASEEQSASIQEIASGMDQLASHTSETAHMASDVYNTLSISEKEVEQIKSQAENLQEFVAKLGEIASRFKIDSAELNIHKSTTISEHS, encoded by the coding sequence ATGAATATCTTTCTTTCAGAAGGCAAAGCAGCATCCTACCTTGCTTATGACATTGAAGCTCTAGACAATTACGACGTAGATCTGATCGGACCTATAATTAAAAAGTACCTTGAGAAACACAATGAAGTTATCAGTGGCGGATACTGGCTTGAACCTTACGTTTATAAGTCTGATTTAAAGTATTATGGCCCTTTTTACTATAAGGATGGCAAGGAAATAATATTGTCATGGGAATACAACACGGACGCAGTCAATTATTTGAATGAAGATTGGTACAAATTGGGATTTACTGGTGATGACAGCCTTAAATGGTCCGAGCCTTACATTGATCCTGTAACAAAGGTTTTAATGATAACCTCGGTAGCGCCAATCGTAAAAGACGGTAAACGCATTGGTGTTACGACCATGGACGTCAGCCTTGCAAATTTAGATCAATATATAAGCGGAATTAAATTTGGTCGAAATGGCCTGGCTTTCCTGATAACAAGTACGGGATATTATATGAGCTTTCCGGATAAGGATAGAAACCTCAAAGTCAGGATAACGGAGGAAAAAGAAGGCCTATTCACAGAAATAGGCAAAGCAATATCCGAAGGAGCCTCTGATGGCATATACTTTGGCAATGCTATGAACGACACTTATGTGGCTACCATTCAACCTGTGGGCGACACTGGTATAAAGATGGTAGCTATGATGCCAAGATCTGAATTTTACGATACTCGTGATGTCGTATTGAAGGTTGTTGTAATCTCCGTAATAATCGCCATTATGGCTCTGTCTCTGTTGATTTGGCACGTAATTAATATCAGGGTAAATCGCCCTCTATCCAGCTTGCTTGCGTATGCCGACAAAATCTCTGCAGGTGATCTTACTGTATCGCTGGACATAAACAGAAAGGATGAGATTGGGGAGATATTCGAAGCATTCAGAAAGGTTCAAGTTTCAATGAAAGATATAGTCAAAAGCATAATGCCTATCAGCAGTAAGCTAACAGACAATGCATCTGCCCTTTTAAAAGTAAGCCAAAGCACTACAGATGTCATGCGAAGGATTCGGGATAATATGAACAATTTAAACAACATAGCTGAATCAAATGCTTCCGTAGTGGAAGAAACAAATGCCGGCATTGAGGAGATAAGCTCTGCTGCTCAAACATCAGCGCGCGAGTCCACTAAAGGTGTCGATGCAGCTTCCAATGTATTTGAAACCGCCAAGATCACCGCTTCGGTCATGGACGAATCAGTAAAAGAACTGCGAACTGTGGGACAGTTTTCTCAACAAAGTATGCACAACGTTCAAGATTTGGCGGAAACGGTATCCAAGATATCCGAGTTCGTGAACGTTATTTCCAATATAGCCGCACAAACTAATTTACTGGCATTAAATGCCGCCATAGAAGCTGCAAGAGCCGGTGAAGCAGGTCGCGGTTTTGCTGTCGTAGCTGAAGAAGTTCGCAAGCTTGCCGAAAAATCCGGAGAGGCAGCTGATGAAATTTCTTCGACCATGGATGGGCTTTTGGGGAAATCCCAGGAGACGGTAGCGTCAGCACAGGAGTCCACAAGAAAGCTCGACGCAATCATTGGCAAAATTGTTAATACAAAGAATAAAATTGATGAGTTTTTGCAGGAAATCTCAAAAATCACTGACGTCATACAAAGCATCGCAGCTGCTTCAGAAGAACAATCGGCATCTATACAGGAAATCGCCTCTGGCATGGATCAGTTGGCAAGCCATACATCGGAAACTGCACATATGGCTTCCGATGTTTACAACACCTTATCAATATCGGAAAAAGAAGTGGAGCAAATAAAGTCACAAGCCGAAAACCTGCAAGAGTTCGTTGCAAAGCTTGGGGAAATAGCATCCCGATTTAAAATTGATTCAGCGGAGTTAAATATTCATAAGTCCACTACCATTTCTGAGCACAGTTAA
- a CDS encoding YkvI family membrane protein, with amino-acid sequence MASESQQKKFSFLEWFMNFDFYRKFLLPGFVLQSVVIAGGYGTGREIVEYFMQYGPKNGLLGMFFVTTILWAAVCAASFEFARLFRTYDYRSFFKHLIGGAWPLYEICYIILLFIVLGVCGAASGSILKETFNLPPLAGAGVFLLLIALLTYFGSRVIAAALSWWSFFLYIVYIVFLVLGFMKFSGNITESLSSGVNKPGWVMGGFQYAFYNLGCLPAILFVTRFIETRKEAIISGIFAGLLTILPGFFLYIVLLGAYPDVLTIEVPTYFALQRIGLTSLLITYMIVLFGTMIETGTGFIHAVNERINSYMLDKKGREISRTQRGAIGFVMALLGLLISSFGLIPLIARGYGTISWGFFILHGVALFTIGIYKIVKAKGKRVHESIKY; translated from the coding sequence ATGGCTAGCGAATCACAGCAGAAAAAGTTTTCTTTTTTAGAATGGTTTATGAATTTTGATTTCTACAGAAAATTTTTGTTACCTGGCTTTGTTTTGCAATCAGTGGTAATAGCAGGTGGCTACGGTACTGGAAGGGAAATAGTAGAGTACTTTATGCAATATGGCCCAAAGAATGGTCTTTTAGGTATGTTTTTTGTTACCACTATTTTGTGGGCTGCGGTATGTGCTGCTAGCTTTGAGTTTGCCAGATTATTCCGCACATACGACTATAGGAGCTTTTTCAAACATTTGATTGGAGGGGCATGGCCTCTTTATGAAATATGTTACATTATATTGCTCTTTATAGTCCTCGGCGTTTGCGGCGCTGCCTCGGGAAGCATTTTAAAAGAGACGTTCAACTTGCCCCCATTGGCTGGAGCGGGTGTATTTTTACTGTTAATCGCCCTTCTAACATATTTTGGCAGTCGTGTCATTGCAGCTGCTCTATCGTGGTGGTCCTTTTTTCTCTATATTGTATATATTGTTTTTTTAGTACTTGGTTTTATGAAATTTAGCGGTAATATCACGGAAAGTCTTTCATCTGGAGTGAATAAACCCGGCTGGGTCATGGGCGGCTTTCAATATGCTTTTTACAATTTAGGATGTTTACCAGCAATACTTTTTGTCACGCGCTTTATTGAGACTAGAAAAGAGGCCATCATTTCAGGCATATTTGCTGGGCTATTAACGATTTTGCCAGGATTTTTTCTATATATTGTTTTACTTGGGGCATATCCAGACGTTCTAACGATTGAAGTCCCAACATATTTTGCTCTACAAAGAATAGGATTAACGTCGCTTCTTATTACTTATATGATAGTCCTTTTTGGAACTATGATAGAGACAGGCACGGGTTTTATTCATGCAGTGAACGAACGAATCAATTCTTATATGCTGGATAAAAAAGGTAGGGAAATTTCACGAACTCAGAGGGGGGCTATAGGCTTTGTAATGGCGCTTCTGGGTTTGTTAATTTCATCCTTTGGACTTATACCGCTAATAGCAAGGGGTTATGGAACTATATCATGGGGATTTTTCATTCTTCATGGAGTTGCTCTATTTACAATAGGTATTTACAAGATCGTAAAAGCCAAAGGGAAACGAGTTCATGAATCTATAAAATATTAA